One Banduia mediterranea DNA segment encodes these proteins:
- the truD gene encoding tRNA pseudouridine(13) synthase TruD produces MDELPYAHGGPPLQARIKDAPEDFEVVEELGYGADGEGEHQLLIVRKRGANTDWVARELARFADVSPVGVGYTGLKDRHAVTTQAFSVQLAGKAEPDWSAFPHEEVQVLEVSRHRRKLKRGALAGNRFVLVLREVQGQRDAAESCLAAIAARGVPNYFGEQRFGRSGGNVARAEKMFAGQRVDKKTRSLLISAARSQIFNAVLAERVQMDRWDRALAGEIWSLAGSRSWFGPEPYTDLLAQRLAEGDIHPSAPLWGRGALPAVDEAAELEQSIADGYEALTQGLEAAGLDQDRRPTRLTPRELSWRWLDGDALEVSFRLPPGTYATVVMRELAGGA; encoded by the coding sequence ATGGACGAACTGCCTTACGCACACGGCGGTCCGCCGTTACAGGCCCGCATCAAGGACGCGCCCGAGGACTTCGAAGTCGTTGAGGAACTCGGCTACGGCGCCGACGGTGAGGGTGAGCATCAGTTGTTGATCGTGCGCAAGCGCGGCGCGAACACGGACTGGGTGGCACGGGAGCTGGCGCGCTTCGCCGATGTCTCGCCGGTGGGAGTCGGCTACACCGGACTCAAGGACCGTCACGCCGTCACCACTCAGGCGTTCTCGGTGCAACTGGCGGGCAAGGCCGAGCCCGACTGGTCGGCGTTCCCGCACGAGGAAGTTCAGGTGCTGGAGGTTTCGCGGCATCGGCGCAAGCTCAAGCGCGGCGCACTCGCCGGCAATCGCTTCGTGCTGGTGCTGCGTGAGGTGCAGGGCCAGCGCGATGCCGCCGAATCCTGTCTGGCCGCCATCGCCGCGCGCGGCGTACCCAATTATTTCGGCGAACAGCGCTTCGGCCGCAGCGGCGGCAATGTCGCCCGTGCCGAGAAGATGTTCGCCGGCCAGCGCGTGGACAAGAAGACGCGTTCCCTGCTGATCTCGGCGGCGCGTTCCCAGATCTTCAACGCCGTATTGGCCGAGCGCGTGCAGATGGATCGCTGGGACCGCGCGCTGGCGGGCGAAATCTGGAGCCTGGCCGGTTCGCGATCCTGGTTCGGCCCGGAACCCTATACCGATTTGCTGGCGCAGCGCCTGGCGGAGGGTGACATTCACCCGTCCGCGCCCCTGTGGGGCCGCGGCGCGCTGCCCGCGGTGGATGAAGCAGCCGAATTGGAGCAGAGCATCGCCGATGGCTACGAGGCGTTGACGCAGGGCCTGGAAGCCGCAGGCCTCGACCAGGATCGTCGCCCGACGCGGCTGACCCCGCGCGAGCTGAGCTGGCGCTGGCTGGACGGCGATGCGCTGGAAGTCAGTTTCCGTCTGCCGCCGGGGACGTATGCGACGGTGGTGATGCGGGAATTGGCGGGCGGCGCGTAG
- a CDS encoding DUF808 domain-containing protein: MAVASLLTLIDDIASVLDDVATLTKVAAHKTTGVLGDDLALNAEQVSGVRAERELPVVWAVAKGSLRNKLILVPAALLISAAAPWAVTPLLMLGGAYLCFEGFEKLAHRFLPHAQDDEDRKQLSRALRDPATDLVAYERDKIKGAIRTDFILSAEIIVITLGTVAESEFLTRVMVLALIALVMTAGVYGLVAGIVKLDDAGLHLSTRANPGLRAVGRGLLAFAPWMMKTLSVVGTAAMFMVGGGILTHGVGVLHHFVEGAGEAVNTWPGVGAVFGALLPTLLNAIAGIVAGGLVLLLVSGLKRLRPGRGAH; this comes from the coding sequence ATGGCCGTCGCCTCCCTGCTGACCCTGATCGACGACATCGCCAGCGTGCTCGACGACGTTGCAACGCTGACCAAGGTGGCCGCGCACAAGACCACCGGCGTGCTCGGCGACGATCTCGCGCTCAATGCCGAACAGGTCAGCGGCGTGCGCGCGGAGCGTGAGCTGCCGGTGGTCTGGGCGGTGGCCAAGGGTTCGCTGCGCAACAAACTGATACTGGTGCCGGCCGCGCTGCTGATCAGCGCTGCCGCGCCATGGGCGGTCACGCCGCTGCTGATGCTGGGTGGCGCCTATCTGTGCTTCGAAGGTTTCGAAAAGCTGGCCCATCGATTCCTGCCGCATGCGCAGGACGACGAAGACCGCAAGCAACTGTCACGCGCCCTGCGCGACCCGGCCACCGATCTGGTGGCCTACGAGCGCGACAAGATCAAGGGCGCGATACGCACCGATTTCATCCTGTCCGCCGAGATCATCGTGATCACGCTCGGCACCGTCGCGGAATCCGAATTCCTGACGCGGGTGATGGTGCTTGCGCTGATCGCGCTGGTGATGACGGCGGGCGTCTATGGTCTGGTCGCCGGCATCGTCAAGCTCGACGACGCCGGCCTGCATCTGAGCACGCGGGCCAATCCCGGCTTGCGCGCGGTAGGTCGCGGACTGCTCGCGTTTGCACCGTGGATGATGAAGACGCTGTCGGTGGTCGGCACCGCCGCGATGTTCATGGTGGGCGGCGGCATCCTCACGCACGGCGTCGGTGTGCTGCATCATTTCGTCGAGGGTGCCGGTGAGGCCGTGAACACCTGGCCGGGCGTCGGCGCAGTGTTCGGCGCACTCCTGCCCACGCTGCTCAACGCCATCGCAGGTATCGTGGCCGGAGGGCTGGTACTGCTGCTGGTCAGCGGTCTGAAGCGTCTGCGGCCGGGGCGCGGCGCGCACTGA